The following proteins are encoded in a genomic region of Coffea eugenioides isolate CCC68of chromosome 6, Ceug_1.0, whole genome shotgun sequence:
- the LOC113774776 gene encoding F-box/kelch-repeat protein At2g44130-like, with protein MGSREFVELIPGLPEEIGLECLTRLHYSAHGVASRVCKRWLHLLQSRDFYYHRRKAGQTHKAACFVQALPVPSESKPLGPPSYGISVFDSVTGTWDRVDPVPRYPAGLPFFCQITSTEGKLFVMGGWDPSTWDPVRDVFQYEFTTRSWTQCADMPSTRSFFAVGAVEGRIFVAGGHDESKNALSSAWVYDINGNEWSELGRMSEERDECEGTIIGSEFWVVSGYDTETQGGFKSSAEWYELGTGEWKRVEDGWRVTQCPRSCVRVGGEGELTSWAECDSAVRVGACGVDLGDNALVTGSPYQGAPHGFFLAEKSRGGQNGKFTKLDVPDEFSGFVQSGCYVEI; from the coding sequence ATGGGTTCCCGAGAGTTTGTCGAGCTGATCCCGGGTCTGCCGGAAGAAATCGGTCTGGAGTGCTTGACTCGCTTGCACTACTCAGCTCACGGGGTCGCCTCCCGAGTCTGCAAGCGCTGGCTTCATCTGCTCCAGAGCAGGGATTTCTACTATCACCGCAGAAAAGCCGGGCAGACCCACAAAGCTGCCTGCTTCGTTCAGGCCCTTCCTGTTCCCTCGGAGTCCAAGCCGCTGGGCCCCCCGAGTTACGGGATCTCCGTTTTCGACTCGGTCACCGGGACCTGGGACCGAGTCGACCCGGTTCCCAGGTACCCTGCTGGGCTGCCCTTCTTCTGCCAGATTACCAGCACCGAGGGGAAGCTCTTCGTCATGGGCGGGTGGGACCCGTCGACCTGGGACCCGGTCAGGGACGTGTTCCAGTACGAGTTCACGACTCGGAGTTGGACTCAGTGCGCTGACATGCCCTCCACCCGATCGTTCTTCGCGGTGGGCGCGGTGGAGGGGCGAATCTTCGTCGCCGGAGGCCACGACGAGAGCAAGAACGCGCTGAGCTCGGCGTGGGTGTACGACATCAACGGGAATGAGTGGAGCGAGCTGGGGCGGATGAGCGAGGAGCGAGACGAGTGCGAGGGGACGATCATCGGGTCGGAGTTCTGGGTGGTGAGCGGGTACGATACGGAGACGCAGGGCGGGTTCAAGAGCAGCGCCGAGTGGTACGAGCTGGGAACGGGTGAGTGGAAGCGAGTGGAGGACGGGTGGAGGGTGACCCAGTGTCCGAGGTCGTGCGTCAGGGTGGGAGGCGAGGGGGAATTGACAAGCTGGGCCGAGTGCGACTCGGCGGTGCGAGTCGGTGCATGTGGAGTTGACCTGGGGGATAATGCCCTGGTCACGGGCTCACCTTATCAGGGTGCGCCCCATGGATTCTTCCTGGCAGAGAAGAGCAGAGGAGGGCAAAATGGCAAATTCACCAAGCTGGACGTCCCTGACGAGTTTTCTGGATTTGTTCAATCCGGTTGCTACGTGGAGATTTGA
- the LOC113773374 gene encoding photosystem II 5 kDa protein, chloroplastic, with amino-acid sequence MASMTMTASFLGGSAITKPLPTAAAGRRGALVVKASKVSEGEKMVVNNKEEGSNGRRDLVFAVAAAAACTLAKAAMADGIEPKRGSLEAKKKYAPICVTMPTARICHK; translated from the coding sequence ATGGCTTCCATGACCATGACAGCCTCATTCCTCGGTGGCTCAGCCATCACCAAGCCACTTCCCACCGCTGCGGCCGGTCGCCGGGGAGCCCTAGTGGTCAAGGCTTCAAAGGTGTCTGAGGGTGAGAAGATGGTGGTGAACAACAAGGAAGAAGGCAGCAACGGAAGGAGGGATTTGGTGTTTGCTGTTGCGGCTGCTGCTGCATGCACCCTTGCTAAAGCTGCCATGGCCGATGGGATAGAGCCAAAGCGTGGAAGTCTTGAAGCCAAGAAGAAATATGCACCTATTTGTGTCACAATGCCTACTGCCAGAATCTGCCACAAATGA
- the LOC113774404 gene encoding glycine-rich cell wall structural protein-like gives MERGIWEGEGQRGGEGEREERGGIRGVAGGGADGSAGVRGGAGSSGGAGGGVGGGAGGGAGGGAGGGAGGGVGGGASGRVGGGAGGGIGGGAGGGAGGDVGGGAGGGLGEGTGDGAGGGVGGGAGCWARLRCSTAALLLRCCWEEEKE, from the exons ATGGAGCGCGGTATTTG GGAGGGGGAAGGGCAAAGGGGAGGAGAAGGGGAAAGGGAGGAGAGAGGTGGCATTAGAGGAGTTGCTGGCGGAGGAGCCGATGGTAGTGCTGGAGTTAGAGGAGGTGCAGGTAGTAGTGGTGGTGCTGGTGGTGGCGTTGGAGGAGGTGCTGGTGGAGGAGCAGGTGGTGGTGCAGGAGGTGGGGCTGGTGGTGGAGTTGGAGGTGGAGCAAGCGGGAGAGTAGGAGGAGGAGCTGGTGGAGGCATTGGTGGTGGTGCCGGAGGTGGAGCAGGTGGAGACGTAGGAGGAGGGGCTGGAGGAGGCCTTGGCGAAGGGACTGGAGATGGGGCTGGTGGCGGAGTAGGGGGTGGAGCAGGCTGCTGGGCAAGGCTGCGTTGCAGTACTGCTGCGTTGCTGTTGCGTTGCTGctgggaagaagaaaaagaatag
- the LOC113774986 gene encoding uncharacterized protein LOC113774986 — MSRLAPLSEEPVNEEDSKNCSSKAQTWRKWLRDHFSLQLFNRKSDLRLLLSVLGCPLFPLAVHPKHPITEVSSSAQYIIHHFTAATGCRKLEGMVKNIYATGKVAMAMVDHDQLGGGLAASASAANVSNAALQKGCFVMWQMLPNKWLIELAVAGHKVVAGSDGHLAWRHTPWLGVHAAKGGARPLRRSFQGLDPVAISTIFSQAEYMGEKQIFGVDCFVLKLSANHTDLVERSDNTAEMIKHAVFGYFSQRSGLLIYLEDSYLTRIQSPGSLPSYWETTMATKMEDYRSVEGVKIAHSGQSTVIITRFGDNLKFGPSFTRMEETWTIDDIAFNVPGLSMDCFISPKELQKDYPEENLDWISPLHQ, encoded by the exons ATGAGCCGTCTTGCACCGTTATCAGAAGAACCTGTAAATGAAGAAGACTCCAAGAACTGCTCTAGTAAAGCCCAGACGTGGAGAAAATGGTTGAGAGACCACTTTTCTCTGCAGCTTTTCAACAGGAAATCAGACCTCAGACTCCTCTTAAGTGTTCTTGGATGCCCTCTTTTTCCCCTGGCTGTTCATCCCAAACACCCCATCACTGAA GTGTCCTCATCAGCCCAATACATAATCCATCATTTTACGGCAGCAACCGGCTGCCGAAAGCTAGAAGGGATGGTGAAGAATATTTATGCCACGGGAAAAGTTGCAATGGCAATGGTGGACCATGATCAGCTAGGAGGGGGCTTGGCTGCCTCTGCCTCAGCTGCAAATGTATCCAATGCTGCTTTACAAAAAGGTTGCTTTGTTATGTGGCAAATGCTGCCTAATAAGTGGCTAATTGAGCTAGCTGTTGCGGGTCACAAAGTTGTAGCTGGTAGCGATGGCCATTTGGCCTGGCGCCACACCCCTTGGCTAGGTGTCCACGCTGCTAAGGGTGGCGCCCGTCCTCTTCGCCGATCTTTCCAG GGACTAGACCCTGTGGCTATATCTACCATCTTCTCGCAAGCGGAGTACATGGGAGAAAAGCAAATATTTGGAGTTGATTGCTTTGTGCTAAAACTGTCTGCCAACCATACGGACCTAGTCGAGCGCAGCGATAACACAGCAGAGATGATCAAGCATGCAGTCTTTGGTTACTTCAGCCAGAGAAGTGGCTTGCTCATCTATTTAGAGGACTCGTACTTGACCAGAATACAGTCACCTGGCTCACTCCCCTCGTATTGGGAAACCACAATGGCTACCAAAATGGAAGATTATCGGAGCGTCGAGGGAGTTAAGATTGCGCATTCAGGTCAATCTACTGTAATCATCACAAGGTTTGGAGACAATCTGAAGTTTGGCCCTTCCTTCACGAGAATGGAAGAAACATGGACGATTGATGATATTGCTTTCAATGTCCCCGGCCTTTCTATGGACTGCTTCATTTCTCCAAAAGAACTGCAGAAAGACTATCCAGAGGAAAACCTTGACTGGATATCACCATTGCATCAATGA
- the LOC113776028 gene encoding histone-lysine N-methyltransferase ATXR4 isoform X1 encodes MLRGGSRWASRFKIFLPRLKNDCKTPPFLLTFSSSFTTTTPTAGTGAADNDSSQPGRPSAPPPIQVGFTDSAGRGVFATRRIAAGELIHTAKPIVCHPSLSSLHSVCYFCLRKLLPDQRPLFQSNDVQFCSQECQNQSQVFHEIERRADWSTFNDYCWMHGLKYPLLVKRFACLVISGSSSASSLDILQPASLSSEMISLVEKEFCLLRNTFQDADINTQQLAFLTKQWYTGVLARIRINAFRVELACESYEDLLSSAAASVEAEGAVGNAIYMLPSFYNHDCDPNAHILWPENVDARVKALCDIEAGEELRICYIDASMDYEARQTILSKGFGFQCNCLRCSSHH; translated from the exons ATGTTGCGGGGAGGTAGCCGTTGGGCTTCCCGCTTCAAAATCTTCCTCCCCCGTCTGAAAAACGACTGCAAAACACCGCCATTTCTCCTCACCTTCTCCTCTTCCTTCACAACCACCACTCCCACCGCCGGAACCGGTGCTGCTGACAACGACAGTTCGCAGCCGGGTCGTCCTTCTGCACCCCCTCCTATTCAAGTCGGATTCACCGACTCTGCCGGCAGAGGCGTGTTTGCCACTCGAAGAATCGCTGCCGGTGAGCTCATTCACACCGCCAAGCCCATTGTTTGTCATCCTTCTCTGTCTTCTCTCCACAGCGTCTGCTATTTCTGCCTTAGAAAGCTTCTCCCCGATCAACGACCCCTTTTCCAAAGTAACGATGTCCAGTTTTGCAGCCAAGAGTGCCAAAACCAATCGCAG GTTTTTCACGAGATTGAGAGGAGAGCAGATTGGTCAACCTTTAATGATTATTGCTG GATGCATGGTCTTAAATATCCTTTGCTAGTGAAGCGGTTTGCTTGCCTTGTTATATCTGGATCTTCATCTGCAAGTAGTCTTGACATTCTTCAGCCAGCTAGTTTATCTTCTGAAATGATTTCTCTG GTGGAAAAGGAATTCTGCTTGCTTAGAAACACTTTCCAAGATGCAGATATAAACACTCAGCAGCTGGCTT TTCTGACCAAACAATGGTATACTGGTGTATTGGCACGTATACGCATCAATGCTTTTAGAGTTGAATTGGCCTGTGAATCATATGAAGATCTTCTTTCTTCAGCAGCAGCTTCAGTGGAAGCAGAAGGAGCTGTAGGCAATGCCATTTATATGCTTCCATCCTTTTATAATCATGACTGTG ATCCCAATGCCCATATCCTTTGGCCAGAAAATGTGGATGCGCGAGTGAAGGCTCTCTGTGACATTGAAGCAG GGGAAGAGTTGAGGATCTGCTATATCGATGCTAGTATGGATTATGAAGCTCGGCAAACTATCCTCTCTAAAGGATTTGGTTTCCAGTGCAACTGTCTTCGATGCTCCTCCCACCACTAG
- the LOC113776028 gene encoding histone-lysine N-methyltransferase ATXR4 isoform X2, whose product MLRGGSRWASRFKIFLPRLKNDCKTPPFLLTFSSSFTTTTPTAGTGAADNDSSQPGRPSAPPPIQVGFTDSAGRGVFATRRIAAGELIHTAKPIVCHPSLSSLHSVCYFCLRKLLPDQRPLFQSNDVQFCSQECQNQSQVEKEFCLLRNTFQDADINTQQLAFLTKQWYTGVLARIRINAFRVELACESYEDLLSSAAASVEAEGAVGNAIYMLPSFYNHDCDPNAHILWPENVDARVKALCDIEAGEELRICYIDASMDYEARQTILSKGFGFQCNCLRCSSHH is encoded by the exons ATGTTGCGGGGAGGTAGCCGTTGGGCTTCCCGCTTCAAAATCTTCCTCCCCCGTCTGAAAAACGACTGCAAAACACCGCCATTTCTCCTCACCTTCTCCTCTTCCTTCACAACCACCACTCCCACCGCCGGAACCGGTGCTGCTGACAACGACAGTTCGCAGCCGGGTCGTCCTTCTGCACCCCCTCCTATTCAAGTCGGATTCACCGACTCTGCCGGCAGAGGCGTGTTTGCCACTCGAAGAATCGCTGCCGGTGAGCTCATTCACACCGCCAAGCCCATTGTTTGTCATCCTTCTCTGTCTTCTCTCCACAGCGTCTGCTATTTCTGCCTTAGAAAGCTTCTCCCCGATCAACGACCCCTTTTCCAAAGTAACGATGTCCAGTTTTGCAGCCAAGAGTGCCAAAACCAATCGCAG GTGGAAAAGGAATTCTGCTTGCTTAGAAACACTTTCCAAGATGCAGATATAAACACTCAGCAGCTGGCTT TTCTGACCAAACAATGGTATACTGGTGTATTGGCACGTATACGCATCAATGCTTTTAGAGTTGAATTGGCCTGTGAATCATATGAAGATCTTCTTTCTTCAGCAGCAGCTTCAGTGGAAGCAGAAGGAGCTGTAGGCAATGCCATTTATATGCTTCCATCCTTTTATAATCATGACTGTG ATCCCAATGCCCATATCCTTTGGCCAGAAAATGTGGATGCGCGAGTGAAGGCTCTCTGTGACATTGAAGCAG GGGAAGAGTTGAGGATCTGCTATATCGATGCTAGTATGGATTATGAAGCTCGGCAAACTATCCTCTCTAAAGGATTTGGTTTCCAGTGCAACTGTCTTCGATGCTCCTCCCACCACTAG